In the Kitasatospora terrestris genome, one interval contains:
- a CDS encoding GTP-binding protein, with protein sequence MDSVRSDAPGLALKILVAGGFGVGKTTLVGSVSEIRPLRTEEQLTAAGSAVDDLGGVEQKTTTTVAMDFGRITIRDGLSVYLFGTPGQDRFWFLWDELAQGALGAVVLADTRRLTDCFPAVDFFECRGIPFVVAVNRFAGTRDYRPVEVSRALDLDADTPVLLCDARERSSGKDVLVNLVEHAGRVHAARLLADVGG encoded by the coding sequence ATGGACTCCGTGCGCTCTGACGCCCCGGGGCTCGCCCTGAAGATCCTGGTGGCCGGCGGCTTCGGGGTCGGCAAGACCACCCTGGTCGGTTCGGTCAGCGAGATCCGGCCGCTGCGCACCGAGGAGCAGCTCACCGCGGCCGGCTCCGCCGTCGACGACCTCGGCGGCGTGGAGCAGAAGACCACCACCACGGTGGCGATGGACTTCGGCCGGATCACCATCCGCGACGGTCTCTCCGTCTACCTGTTCGGCACCCCCGGGCAGGACCGGTTCTGGTTCCTGTGGGACGAGTTGGCGCAGGGCGCGCTCGGTGCGGTGGTGCTCGCCGACACCCGGCGGCTCACCGACTGCTTCCCGGCCGTCGACTTCTTCGAGTGCCGCGGCATCCCGTTCGTGGTCGCGGTCAACCGCTTCGCCGGCACCCGCGACTACCGCCCGGTCGAGGTCTCCCGCGCCCTCGACCTGGACGCCGACACCCCGGTCCTGCTGTGCGACGCCCGGGAGCGCTCCTCGGGCAAGGACGTGCTGGTCAACCTGGTGGAGCACGCCGGCCGGGTGCACGCGGCCCGCCTGCTGGCCGACGTCGGAGGTTAG
- a CDS encoding cation:dicarboxylate symporter family transporter, whose amino-acid sequence MATTEETRPRARTDRTHRLYLAVIVAVVAGIVVGLAAPGFAVELKPVGTGFVNLIKMMISPVIFCTIVLGVGSVTKAAKVGRVGGLALGYFLAMSTVALGIGLVVGNLLEPGSGLHLTAALAKSGHAQAAAGGATSTADFLLGTIPTTAFSALTEGKVLQTLLVALLAGFALQAMGAAGAPVLRGVEHLQRLVFRVMSMIMWVAPLGAFGAMAAVVGATGTAALKSLAVIMIGFYLTCVLFVVVVLGLLLRLVAGVNVFTLLRYLGREFLLILSTSSSESALPRLIAKMEHLGVSRPVVGITVPTGYSFNLDGTAIYLTMASIFVSEALDKPMSLGQQLSLLLFMVIASKGAAGVTGAGLATLAGGLQSHRPELVDGVGLIVGIDRFMSEARALTNFAGNAVATVLIGHWTRELDRERMAEVLAGRAPFDETTLVDAGHGPAAWVPPQPGAPSLEKSAG is encoded by the coding sequence ATGGCGACGACGGAAGAGACGAGACCGCGGGCGCGGACCGACCGGACCCACCGGCTGTACCTGGCGGTGATCGTCGCGGTGGTCGCGGGCATCGTGGTGGGCCTGGCGGCGCCGGGGTTCGCGGTGGAGCTGAAGCCGGTCGGCACCGGCTTCGTCAACCTGATCAAGATGATGATCAGCCCGGTGATCTTCTGCACCATCGTGCTGGGCGTCGGCTCGGTCACCAAGGCGGCGAAGGTCGGCCGGGTCGGCGGCCTGGCGCTCGGCTACTTCCTGGCCATGTCGACGGTGGCACTGGGCATCGGCCTGGTGGTCGGCAACCTGCTGGAGCCCGGGTCCGGGCTGCACCTGACCGCCGCGCTGGCCAAGTCCGGGCACGCCCAGGCGGCGGCCGGCGGCGCCACCTCGACCGCCGACTTCCTGCTCGGCACCATCCCGACCACCGCGTTCTCCGCGCTGACCGAGGGCAAGGTGCTCCAGACCCTGCTGGTGGCGCTGCTGGCCGGCTTCGCGCTGCAGGCGATGGGAGCGGCGGGCGCGCCGGTGCTGCGCGGCGTCGAGCACCTGCAGCGGCTGGTCTTCCGGGTGATGTCGATGATCATGTGGGTGGCCCCGCTCGGCGCCTTCGGCGCGATGGCGGCGGTGGTCGGGGCGACCGGCACGGCCGCGCTGAAGAGCCTCGCGGTGATCATGATCGGTTTCTACCTGACCTGCGTGCTGTTCGTGGTCGTGGTGCTGGGCCTGCTGCTGCGGCTGGTCGCCGGCGTCAACGTGTTCACGCTGCTGCGCTACCTCGGCCGGGAGTTCCTGCTGATCCTCTCCACCTCCTCCTCGGAGAGCGCGCTGCCCCGGCTGATCGCCAAGATGGAGCACCTGGGCGTCAGCCGTCCGGTGGTCGGCATCACCGTTCCGACCGGCTACAGCTTCAACCTGGACGGCACCGCGATCTACCTGACCATGGCGTCGATCTTCGTCTCCGAGGCGCTGGACAAGCCGATGTCGCTCGGCCAGCAGCTCTCCCTGCTGCTCTTCATGGTGATCGCCTCGAAGGGCGCCGCCGGGGTCACCGGCGCGGGCCTCGCCACGCTGGCCGGCGGCCTCCAGTCGCACCGGCCGGAGCTGGTGGACGGCGTCGGCCTGATCGTCGGCATCGACCGCTTCATGTCGGAGGCGCGGGCGCTCACCAACTTCGCCGGCAACGCGGTGGCCACCGTGCTGATCGGGCACTGGACCCGCGAGCTGGACCGCGAGCGGATGGCCGAGGTGCTGGCCGGGCGGGCGCCGTTCGACGAGACCACGCTGGTGGACGCCGGCCACGGCCCGGCGGCCTGGGTGCCGCCGCAGCCGGGGGCGCCGTCGCTGGAGAAGTCCGCCGGCTGA
- a CDS encoding cellulose binding domain-containing protein, producing the protein MPPTTPTRPRTAVTALALSCGLAVTWLTGLHSTATAATDATAATYSWSNVRIDGGGFVPGIVFNQTEPGLVYARTDIGGAYRQDPTSKKWIPLLDSLGWNDWNLTGVASLATDPVQTDRVYVAAGTYTNSWDPNNGAILRSTDKGATWQRTTLPFKVGGNMPGRGMGERLAIDPNNDKVLYFGAPSGNGLWRSTDYGVTWSQVTAFPNVGNYAPDPTDTNGYLSATQGVLWVTFDKSSATAGNTTRTVYVGVADKDNSVYRSTDGGTTWTRLAGQPTGFLPHKGVLDPVNGYLYLATSDTGGPYDGGKGDVWRYATKTGAWTQISPLKSSDSGAYFGYSGLTVDRQHPNVLMVTGYSSWWPDTQIYRSTDFGATWKPIWEYNGYPNRVDHYTMDISSSPWLSWGKNPSPPEESPKLGWMTEALEIDPFDSDRMMYGTGATLYGTENLTSWDAGTKITIKPMVQGLEETAVNDLISPPSGAPLLSALGDIGGFRHTSLTTVPAMMYQSPTHGSTTALDFAQANPNQVVRVGNTDSGSTATTHIGFSNDNGANWYQASGEPTGITGGGTVALAADGSRVVWSPAGAAPVTSAFGGSSWAAASGLPAGASVQADRVNPKKFYGVAAGAFYLSTDGGLTFAKTAASGLPVDGNVRFKALSNAEGDVWLAGGKDNGTYGLWHSTDSGASFGRVAGVDEADSIGFGRSATGTGYPAVYTSARIGGVRGIFRSDNAGASWTRINDDAHQWAWTGAAITGDPRVYGRVYVSTNGRGIIVGDTSAVPTGSPSTSASGSPSPSPSPSPSPSGSPSTSPSPSGGSGCTASYAVTNQWGGGFGASVTVKNTGTTASTGWTVAWTYANGQQVTSLWNGSHTQSGANVSVSNLGYNGTLAPGGSTSFGFNGSWSGTNTAPTAVSCTLR; encoded by the coding sequence ATGCCTCCCACCACCCCCACCCGTCCGCGGACGGCGGTCACGGCACTCGCGCTCAGTTGCGGCCTCGCGGTCACCTGGCTGACCGGCCTGCACTCCACCGCCACCGCGGCCACCGACGCCACCGCGGCCACCTACTCCTGGAGCAACGTCCGGATCGACGGCGGTGGCTTCGTGCCCGGCATCGTCTTCAACCAGACGGAGCCCGGCCTGGTCTACGCCCGCACCGACATCGGCGGCGCCTACCGGCAGGACCCCACCAGCAAGAAGTGGATCCCGCTGCTGGACTCGCTCGGCTGGAACGACTGGAACCTCACCGGCGTCGCCTCGCTGGCCACCGACCCCGTCCAGACCGACCGGGTCTACGTCGCCGCCGGCACGTACACCAACTCCTGGGACCCGAACAACGGCGCCATCCTGCGCTCCACCGACAAGGGCGCCACCTGGCAGCGCACCACGCTGCCGTTCAAGGTCGGCGGCAACATGCCCGGCCGCGGCATGGGCGAGCGCCTGGCGATCGACCCCAACAACGACAAGGTGCTGTACTTCGGCGCGCCGTCCGGCAACGGGCTCTGGCGCTCCACCGACTACGGCGTCACCTGGTCCCAGGTCACCGCCTTCCCCAACGTCGGCAACTACGCCCCCGACCCGACCGACACCAACGGCTACCTGAGCGCCACCCAGGGCGTGCTCTGGGTGACCTTCGACAAGTCCAGCGCCACCGCCGGGAACACCACCCGGACGGTCTACGTCGGCGTCGCCGACAAGGACAACAGCGTCTACCGCTCCACCGACGGCGGCACCACCTGGACCCGGCTGGCCGGCCAGCCCACCGGCTTCCTGCCGCACAAGGGCGTGCTCGACCCGGTCAACGGCTACCTCTACCTGGCCACCAGCGACACCGGCGGCCCGTACGACGGCGGCAAGGGCGACGTCTGGCGCTACGCCACGAAGACCGGCGCCTGGACGCAGATCAGCCCGCTCAAGTCCTCCGACTCCGGCGCCTACTTCGGCTACAGCGGCCTCACCGTCGACCGGCAGCACCCCAACGTGCTGATGGTCACCGGCTACTCCTCCTGGTGGCCGGACACCCAGATCTACCGGTCCACCGACTTCGGGGCGACCTGGAAGCCGATCTGGGAGTACAACGGCTACCCCAACCGGGTCGACCACTACACCATGGACATCTCCTCGTCCCCGTGGCTGAGTTGGGGCAAGAACCCGTCCCCGCCGGAGGAGTCCCCCAAGCTCGGCTGGATGACCGAGGCGCTGGAGATCGACCCCTTTGATTCCGACCGGATGATGTACGGCACCGGCGCCACCCTCTACGGCACCGAGAACCTCACCTCCTGGGACGCCGGCACGAAGATCACCATCAAGCCGATGGTGCAGGGTCTGGAGGAGACCGCCGTCAACGACCTGATCAGCCCGCCGAGCGGCGCCCCGCTGCTCAGCGCGCTCGGCGACATCGGCGGCTTCCGGCACACCTCGCTGACCACCGTGCCCGCGATGATGTACCAGTCCCCCACCCACGGCTCCACCACCGCCCTGGACTTCGCCCAGGCCAACCCGAACCAGGTGGTCCGGGTCGGCAACACCGACAGCGGCTCCACCGCCACCACCCATATCGGCTTCTCCAACGACAACGGCGCCAACTGGTACCAGGCGAGCGGCGAGCCGACCGGCATCACCGGCGGCGGCACCGTCGCGCTGGCCGCCGACGGCAGCCGGGTGGTCTGGTCGCCGGCCGGCGCCGCCCCGGTCACCTCGGCCTTCGGCGGCAGCTCCTGGGCGGCCGCGAGCGGGCTCCCCGCGGGTGCCTCGGTGCAGGCCGACCGGGTCAACCCGAAGAAGTTCTACGGCGTCGCGGCCGGCGCCTTCTACCTCTCCACGGACGGCGGCCTGACCTTCGCGAAGACCGCCGCGAGCGGCCTGCCGGTGGACGGCAACGTCCGCTTCAAGGCGCTCAGCAACGCCGAGGGCGACGTCTGGCTGGCCGGCGGCAAGGACAACGGCACCTACGGCCTGTGGCACTCCACCGACTCCGGCGCCTCGTTCGGCCGGGTGGCGGGCGTGGACGAGGCCGACTCCATCGGCTTCGGCCGCTCCGCGACCGGCACCGGCTACCCGGCGGTCTACACCAGCGCCCGGATCGGCGGGGTGCGCGGCATCTTCCGCTCCGACAACGCCGGCGCGAGCTGGACCCGGATCAACGACGACGCCCACCAGTGGGCCTGGACCGGCGCGGCGATCACCGGTGACCCGCGGGTCTACGGCCGGGTGTACGTCTCCACCAACGGGCGCGGCATCATCGTCGGTGACACCAGCGCGGTGCCCACCGGCTCGCCGTCCACCTCGGCGTCCGGCTCACCGTCGCCCAGCCCCAGCCCGAGCCCCAGCCCGTCCGGCAGCCCGTCCACCAGCCCCTCGCCGAGCGGCGGCTCGGGCTGCACGGCGAGCTACGCGGTGACCAACCAGTGGGGCGGCGGCTTCGGCGCCTCGGTGACGGTGAAGAACACCGGCACCACCGCCTCCACCGGCTGGACGGTCGCCTGGACCTACGCCAACGGCCAGCAGGTCACCTCGCTCTGGAACGGGAGCCACACCCAGAGCGGTGCCAACGTGTCGGTGTCCAACCTGGGTTACAACGGCACGCTGGCGCCCGGCGGCAGCACCTCGTTCGGGTTCAACGGCAGCTGGAGCGGCACCAACACCGCCCCGACCGCCGTCAGTTGCACCCTGCGCTGA
- a CDS encoding ATP-binding protein: MRTRTRSGPTAPAATRGPARPGPTGQRRGAHAGPPAPEDLTGLDALAGPRGGLRPRTVRARILALLMVPVVSVLALWAFATVTTANGVWDQLRIREVTTTLLDPLDATVAGLQAERAAAGQLLAAAGPARESALREAGAATDRAAAPLTLADRYNRADAEGLGAEAATRLDALGAAVAALPELRTRILARSAGWPEAYAAYTTAVERAFAVTGSVTALEDRGASSDARVLLEFARSRELLAREDALVRAAQGAGRLTEDQHREFAAAVYARRLFEQAAARDLRVADRAALQAATGGADYQELLRLEDAVRAAEDGRQAVLAVAADRWAVAADNSARALRTVAAGAGAAAADRENPYALGLFTPSGAAVLLGLVTVVASLAISVQIGRGLVTELTGLRNSALELAGRKLPATMRRLRAGEEIDLDTEAPLVPHGDDEIGQVHGALGTVQRAAVTAAVERAEVLSGVSGVFVNLARRSQVLVHRQLTLLDAMERRTEDPAELDDLFRLDHLTTRMRRHAEGLIILSGAAPGRAWRRPVPLMDVVRAAVAEVEEYARVEVHRFPYAAVGGQSVADLTHLVAELVENATAFSPPHTKVHVRGEQVGNGYALEIEDRGLGMGPEALVDANRRIEASEQVDLFDSDRLGLFVVSRLAKRHRVRVALRPSAYGGTTAVVLLPTELLELEDPGAAEPVSAPPAVPVPVPGPRTVAAAPRPAAAPAPLPPPAADPDPVPAAPAPATPAPAPAVPPSDEEELPRRVRQASLVPQLREAPAGPPASAAGGPAGRDPEAARAAMSAFQRGWARGGEKSRTDERGDTA; the protein is encoded by the coding sequence ATGCGCACCCGCACCCGCAGCGGCCCGACGGCCCCGGCCGCCACCCGCGGCCCGGCCCGGCCCGGCCCCACCGGTCAGCGGCGCGGCGCCCACGCCGGCCCGCCCGCACCCGAGGACCTCACCGGACTCGACGCCCTCGCCGGCCCGCGCGGCGGACTGCGCCCGCGCACCGTCCGGGCCCGGATCCTCGCCCTGCTGATGGTCCCGGTGGTCTCCGTGCTGGCGCTCTGGGCGTTCGCCACCGTCACCACCGCCAACGGCGTCTGGGACCAGCTGCGGATCCGCGAGGTCACCACCACCCTGCTCGACCCGCTGGACGCCACCGTCGCCGGGCTGCAGGCCGAACGCGCCGCCGCAGGCCAGCTGCTGGCCGCCGCCGGACCCGCCCGGGAGAGCGCCCTGCGCGAGGCCGGCGCCGCCACCGACCGGGCCGCCGCCCCGCTCACCCTCGCCGACCGGTACAACCGGGCCGATGCCGAGGGGCTCGGCGCCGAGGCCGCCACCCGGCTGGACGCCCTCGGCGCCGCGGTCGCCGCCCTGCCCGAGCTGCGCACCCGGATCCTGGCCCGCTCGGCCGGCTGGCCCGAGGCGTACGCGGCCTACACCACCGCGGTGGAGCGGGCGTTCGCCGTCACCGGCTCGGTCACCGCCCTGGAGGACCGCGGCGCCTCCTCCGACGCCCGGGTGCTGCTGGAGTTCGCCCGCTCCCGCGAACTGCTGGCCCGCGAGGACGCCCTGGTGCGCGCCGCGCAGGGCGCCGGGCGGCTCACCGAGGACCAGCACCGCGAGTTCGCCGCGGCCGTCTACGCCCGCCGGCTGTTCGAGCAGGCTGCCGCCCGCGACCTGCGCGTCGCCGACCGCGCCGCCCTGCAGGCGGCCACCGGTGGCGCCGACTACCAGGAGCTGCTCCGGCTGGAGGACGCCGTGCGCGCCGCCGAGGACGGCCGGCAGGCGGTCCTCGCGGTGGCCGCCGACCGCTGGGCGGTGGCGGCCGACAACAGCGCCCGCGCCCTGCGCACGGTGGCCGCCGGCGCGGGGGCGGCCGCCGCCGACCGCGAGAACCCGTACGCGCTCGGCCTGTTCACCCCCTCGGGGGCGGCGGTGCTGCTCGGCCTGGTCACGGTGGTCGCCTCGCTGGCCATCTCGGTGCAGATCGGCCGCGGCCTGGTCACCGAGCTGACCGGCCTGCGCAACTCCGCCCTCGAACTGGCCGGACGCAAACTCCCGGCCACCATGCGGCGGTTGCGGGCCGGCGAGGAGATCGACCTGGACACCGAGGCGCCGCTGGTGCCGCACGGCGACGACGAGATCGGCCAGGTGCACGGCGCGCTCGGCACCGTGCAGCGGGCCGCGGTCACGGCCGCGGTCGAGCGGGCCGAGGTGCTGTCCGGGGTGTCCGGCGTCTTCGTCAACCTGGCCCGGCGCAGCCAGGTGCTGGTGCACCGCCAGCTCACCCTGCTGGACGCGATGGAGCGCCGCACCGAGGATCCGGCCGAGCTGGACGACCTGTTCCGGCTGGACCACCTGACCACCCGGATGCGGCGGCACGCCGAGGGCCTGATCATCCTCTCCGGCGCCGCCCCCGGCCGGGCCTGGCGCCGGCCCGTCCCGCTGATGGACGTGGTCCGCGCCGCCGTCGCCGAGGTCGAGGAGTACGCCCGGGTCGAGGTGCACCGCTTCCCGTACGCCGCCGTCGGCGGCCAGTCGGTCGCCGACCTGACCCACCTGGTGGCCGAACTGGTCGAGAACGCCACCGCCTTCTCCCCGCCGCACACCAAGGTGCACGTGCGCGGCGAACAGGTCGGCAACGGCTACGCGCTGGAGATCGAGGACCGCGGGCTCGGCATGGGCCCGGAGGCGCTGGTCGACGCCAACCGGCGGATCGAGGCCTCCGAGCAGGTCGACCTCTTCGACAGCGACCGGCTCGGCCTGTTCGTGGTCAGCCGGCTCGCCAAGCGGCACCGGGTGCGGGTCGCGCTGCGGCCGTCCGCGTACGGCGGCACCACCGCCGTGGTGCTGCTGCCCACCGAACTGCTCGAGCTGGAGGACCCCGGGGCCGCCGAGCCGGTGTCCGCCCCGCCGGCCGTTCCCGTCCCCGTCCCGGGGCCGCGGACCGTCGCCGCCGCCCCGCGACCGGCCGCGGCCCCCGCTCCGCTGCCGCCGCCCGCGGCGGACCCCGACCCGGTGCCGGCCGCACCCGCACCGGCCACCCCCGCACCGGCGCCGGCCGTGCCGCCGTCCGACGAGGAGGAGCTGCCGCGCCGGGTGCGGCAGGCGAGCCTGGTGCCGCAGCTGCGCGAGGCCCCGGCCGGGCCGCCCGCATCCGCCGCCGGCGGCCCGGCCGGCCGCGACCCGGAGGCGGCCCGGGCCGCGATGTCCGCCTTCCAGCGCGGCTGGGCGCGAGGCGGCGAGAAGTCCCGTACCGACGAGCGAGGAGACACAGCGTGA
- a CDS encoding roadblock/LC7 domain-containing protein has protein sequence MIGTTHQAGELNWLLDELVSRVAQVRFAVMLSADGLAIGTSAGLGREDGEHLAAVASGFHSLAKGAGRHFEAGEVRQTMVELEHGYLFVAAAGRGTCLAVFSRADADLGLVAYEMARLVRRVGEHLGTAPRGPIGG, from the coding sequence GTGATCGGCACCACCCATCAGGCCGGTGAACTCAACTGGCTGCTCGACGAGTTGGTCTCGCGGGTCGCCCAGGTCCGGTTCGCCGTGATGCTCTCCGCGGACGGCCTGGCGATCGGCACCTCGGCGGGCCTCGGCCGTGAGGACGGCGAGCACCTGGCCGCGGTCGCCTCCGGCTTCCACAGCCTGGCCAAGGGCGCCGGACGGCACTTCGAGGCCGGCGAAGTCCGGCAGACCATGGTCGAGTTGGAGCACGGGTACCTGTTCGTCGCGGCCGCCGGCCGGGGCACCTGCCTGGCCGTCTTCTCGCGCGCCGACGCCGACCTCGGCCTGGTCGCGTACGAGATGGCCCGGCTGGTCCGCCGGGTCGGCGAGCACCTGGGCACCGCACCGCGCGGTCCGATCGGCGGGTGA
- a CDS encoding ABC transporter substrate-binding protein, producing the protein MSMTNGRRAGAVPALGAALALLTGCGGSTGATGAGGEYTVMTWAPSGTGSADREGVTALAGAIGRATAARGGVGGHRLRVLTCNEHGTADGATACARQAAVAHAVAVIGSYSEFGESFMPVLEQAGIPYIGGYGMTGPEFSSPYSYPVAGGTPTLIAGSGRQLVAAGCRQIALVRSDTRAGDTLARYLATAVAQSGVKPVDVKVPDKDPDYPAVVRKALGEDRPGTCVSNALAPDRSGKLLEAYGKAAPRNTRFGSVIGSVQQSALSAGGAAATLNGSFATGWYPPQSSRVWDELRTTAADDRRIDTSDLGVQTTWVAYQVFLQAADRLREAGTPLSAKTLRTQLDSGDTLDTGGATPPLTWGMTDMLPSAESPRLVNTWVTFQQVRDGRLTEQQSGFVDVRWVLTGGKPPQ; encoded by the coding sequence ATGTCGATGACCAATGGGCGGCGGGCGGGCGCCGTCCCGGCACTGGGCGCGGCACTCGCGCTGCTCACCGGCTGCGGCGGCAGCACCGGAGCCACCGGTGCGGGCGGCGAGTACACCGTGATGACCTGGGCGCCCTCCGGGACGGGCAGCGCCGACCGGGAGGGCGTCACCGCGCTGGCCGGGGCGATCGGCCGCGCCACCGCCGCCAGGGGCGGGGTCGGCGGCCACCGCCTGCGCGTCCTCACCTGCAACGAGCACGGCACCGCCGACGGGGCCACCGCCTGCGCCCGGCAGGCCGCCGTCGCCCACGCCGTCGCCGTGATCGGCTCGTACAGCGAGTTCGGCGAGTCCTTCATGCCCGTCCTCGAACAGGCCGGCATCCCGTACATCGGCGGCTACGGCATGACCGGCCCGGAGTTCAGCAGCCCGTACTCCTACCCCGTGGCCGGCGGCACCCCCACGCTGATCGCCGGCAGCGGCCGGCAGCTCGTCGCCGCCGGGTGCAGGCAGATCGCCCTGGTCCGCTCCGACACCCGGGCCGGCGACACCCTGGCCCGCTACCTGGCCACCGCCGTCGCGCAGAGCGGCGTGAAGCCGGTCGACGTCAAGGTGCCCGACAAGGACCCCGACTACCCGGCCGTGGTCCGCAAGGCGCTCGGCGAGGACCGGCCCGGCACCTGCGTCTCCAACGCCCTCGCGCCCGACCGCAGCGGCAAACTGCTGGAGGCGTACGGCAAGGCGGCGCCGCGCAACACCCGGTTCGGCTCGGTGATCGGCAGCGTCCAGCAGTCGGCCCTCTCCGCGGGCGGCGCCGCCGCCACCCTGAACGGCAGCTTCGCCACCGGCTGGTACCCGCCGCAGTCCTCCCGGGTCTGGGACGAGCTGCGCACCACCGCCGCCGACGACCGCCGGATCGACACCTCCGACCTCGGCGTGCAGACCACCTGGGTCGCCTACCAGGTCTTCCTCCAGGCCGCCGACCGGCTCCGCGAGGCCGGCACCCCGCTCAGCGCCAAGACGCTGCGCACCCAGCTGGACAGCGGCGACACCCTGGACACCGGCGGCGCCACCCCGCCGCTCACCTGGGGCATGACCGACATGCTGCCCAGCGCCGAGTCGCCCCGGCTGGTGAACACCTGGGTCACCTTCCAGCAGGTCCGCGACGGCCGGCTGACCGAGCAGCAGAGCGGCTTCGTCGACGTCCGCTGGGTCCTGACCGGCGGGAAGCCGCCGCAGTAG
- a CDS encoding DUF742 domain-containing protein — protein MVRPYAMTGGRTRPGQRFDLIALVVSDVPEVTPELPVGPEQAAILELCRDNALSVAEVAAEVDLPLGVVRVLLGDLLDAGHIRVSRPVPPALLPDEHILQEVINGLRAL, from the coding sequence ATGGTCCGCCCGTACGCGATGACCGGCGGACGCACCCGGCCCGGCCAGCGGTTCGACCTGATCGCGCTGGTGGTCAGCGACGTCCCCGAGGTCACCCCGGAGCTGCCGGTCGGGCCCGAGCAGGCCGCGATCCTCGAACTCTGCCGCGACAACGCGCTCTCGGTCGCCGAGGTCGCCGCCGAGGTGGACCTGCCGCTCGGCGTCGTCCGGGTGCTGCTCGGCGACCTGCTGGACGCCGGGCACATCCGGGTCAGCCGTCCCGTTCCGCCCGCCCTGCTCCCCGACGAACACATCCTGCAAGAGGTGATCAATGGACTCCGTGCGCTCTGA
- a CDS encoding MHYT domain-containing protein, producing MGNLNHFSFGWLTPTLSYLMACVGAALGLRCTLRALAATGTSRRNWLFTAAAAIGSGIWTMHFVAMFGFTVDGTELRYDVPLTILSLVVAVLVVGLGVFAVGYGRHRGRSLLLGGLTTGVGVAAMHYIGMAAVRIHGGIDYDPGTVGLSVLIAVGAATAALWAATTIRTMLAAGGAALVMGIAVSCMHYTGMAAVHVHMVPDRADLGGATPMQFIFPLAVGLGSFLFLTSAFVALSPTAQERAAYREAGEIAVEDLTATSLDRAA from the coding sequence ATGGGAAACCTGAACCACTTCAGCTTCGGCTGGCTCACCCCGACGCTGTCGTACCTGATGGCCTGCGTCGGCGCCGCGCTCGGCCTGCGCTGCACCCTGCGGGCCCTGGCCGCGACCGGCACCTCCCGCCGCAACTGGCTGTTCACGGCCGCCGCCGCGATCGGCTCGGGCATCTGGACCATGCACTTCGTCGCCATGTTCGGCTTCACCGTGGACGGCACCGAGCTGCGCTACGACGTCCCGCTCACCATCCTCAGCCTGGTGGTGGCGGTCCTGGTGGTCGGCCTCGGCGTCTTCGCCGTCGGCTACGGCCGGCACCGCGGCCGCAGCCTGCTCCTCGGCGGCCTCACCACCGGCGTCGGCGTCGCGGCCATGCACTACATCGGGATGGCCGCGGTCCGGATCCACGGCGGCATCGACTACGACCCCGGCACGGTCGGCCTGTCCGTGCTGATCGCGGTCGGCGCGGCCACCGCCGCGCTCTGGGCCGCGACCACCATCCGCACCATGCTCGCCGCCGGCGGCGCGGCCCTGGTGATGGGCATCGCGGTGAGCTGCATGCACTACACCGGGATGGCCGCCGTGCACGTCCACATGGTGCCCGACCGCGCCGACCTCGGCGGCGCCACCCCGATGCAGTTCATCTTCCCGCTGGCCGTCGGCCTGGGCTCGTTCCTCTTCCTCACCTCCGCCTTCGTCGCGCTCTCCCCGACGGCCCAGGAGCGCGCCGCCTACCGCGAGGCCGGCGAGATCGCGGTCGAGGACCTCACCGCCACCTCGCTGGACCGTGCCGCCTGA